A genomic stretch from Streptococcus oralis includes:
- a CDS encoding ATP-binding protein: MKMSIKKLGVIVGVDGDISQVGMYHLSNDAEYLWHGDVLQGAKIGAYLTILQNNVKIIASVVTEKVADQKNTIRSTEFDNRFSKNSINRIVHLKTKGVIENGEFQVTSQYVPMIGNEVCITSKKDLELIYGINKSEPTISIGQSILEGQVVPLSINKIFASHIGVFGNTGSGKSNTLHKLFLELFRSEYRENILKYSKFYIIDFNGEYTKDDSFGVAGTHKKVFNVKTRSKTSKKIPITEKYLFDPDILSILFGASSATQVPFLRKAMKEWNEKEHTGEVIAKFVVGTLKKILTTGDAALSDSRDNWIKVAKSYIAKENWGIFIQVSSLTYYATTKAYYTQGEEHIYLNDKSDLTEQIEKKLQIDEIRQELAESFDSLDLIDKLKFFLDFQKVHYSTWKSTNIEHINPLFHRIDTALNSLKKVVEVKESIEGDFSSLNIINLVHANQEITRLIPMLISKMIYDQQKTKIAGKDVTCTSHLIIDEAHNILNAQNHSVGDTWQDYRLNIFEEIIKEGRKFGFYLTLSSQRPADISPTILSQVHNYFIHRLVNDNDLRMLLNTMPTLDKTSFNKIPSLGKGEVIITGNAIQVPVFVKVDKEEIIRPNSDDVILTELWS, translated from the coding sequence ATGAAAATGAGTATCAAAAAATTAGGTGTAATAGTAGGTGTTGATGGGGATATTTCTCAAGTTGGAATGTATCATTTATCTAATGATGCAGAGTACCTATGGCATGGTGACGTGTTACAAGGAGCAAAAATTGGAGCATATCTAACAATTTTACAGAACAATGTAAAAATTATCGCTTCTGTTGTTACTGAAAAAGTTGCTGATCAAAAAAATACAATTAGAAGCACAGAATTTGATAATCGTTTTTCAAAGAATTCTATAAATCGAATCGTTCATTTAAAAACTAAAGGTGTTATTGAAAACGGTGAATTCCAAGTAACAAGTCAATATGTACCTATGATTGGAAATGAAGTATGTATTACTTCAAAAAAAGACTTAGAATTAATATATGGGATTAATAAGTCTGAGCCAACTATTTCCATTGGACAGTCAATCTTAGAAGGTCAAGTTGTTCCTTTATCGATTAATAAAATATTTGCTTCTCATATTGGTGTGTTTGGGAATACTGGTAGTGGTAAGTCAAATACTTTGCATAAGTTATTCTTAGAACTCTTTCGGTCAGAATATCGAGAAAATATTTTAAAGTATTCAAAATTTTATATTATTGATTTTAATGGTGAATATACGAAAGATGATAGTTTTGGTGTGGCCGGTACCCATAAAAAAGTATTTAATGTTAAAACTAGGAGTAAAACATCAAAGAAAATCCCTATTACTGAGAAATATCTTTTTGATCCAGATATCCTTTCAATTTTATTTGGCGCTTCTTCAGCAACTCAAGTTCCATTTCTTAGGAAAGCAATGAAAGAGTGGAATGAAAAAGAACATACTGGAGAAGTTATTGCGAAATTTGTGGTTGGAACGTTGAAAAAAATTCTTACAACGGGAGATGCAGCATTATCTGATTCAAGGGATAATTGGATCAAAGTAGCAAAATCATACATAGCAAAAGAAAACTGGGGAATATTTATTCAAGTTTCCTCGTTAACTTATTATGCAACAACAAAAGCTTATTACACTCAGGGAGAAGAACATATTTATTTAAATGATAAGTCTGATTTAACTGAACAGATAGAAAAAAAGTTACAGATAGATGAAATTAGACAAGAACTTGCAGAAAGTTTTGATTCTTTGGACTTGATAGATAAATTAAAGTTCTTTTTAGATTTTCAGAAAGTTCACTATAGTACTTGGAAATCAACTAATATTGAGCATATTAATCCTTTATTTCATAGGATTGATACAGCTCTGAATAGCTTGAAGAAAGTTGTTGAGGTTAAAGAGAGTATTGAGGGAGATTTTTCTAGTCTAAATATTATTAATCTTGTACATGCTAATCAGGAAATCACTAGATTAATTCCTATGCTTATCTCTAAGATGATATATGATCAACAGAAAACGAAAATAGCTGGAAAAGATGTCACCTGTACTAGTCATTTGATTATTGATGAAGCACATAATATTTTAAATGCTCAGAATCATTCAGTAGGAGATACTTGGCAGGACTATAGATTAAATATTTTTGAGGAAATCATTAAGGAAGGACGAAAATTTGGTTTCTACTTAACTTTATCTAGTCAACGACCGGCCGATATTTCACCGACTATTCTTTCACAAGTTCATAATTATTTCATCCATAGATTGGTTAATGATAATGATTTACGAATGTTGCTGAATACTATGCCTACGCTGGACAAAACTTCCTTTAATAAAATTCCTAGTTTAGGTAAAGGAGAGGTTATAATTACTGGTAATGCTATTCAAGTTCCAGTATTTGTGAAAGTAGATAAAGAAGAAATCATTAGACCGAATAGTGATGATGTTATTTTGACTGAATTGTGGAGTTGA
- a CDS encoding restriction endonuclease subunit S, producing MSKNSIPKIRFNNFKAFWVEKKIADIVKISAGGDVDKERLKQSGKYPVIANALTNKGIVGFYDDYKVKAPAVTVTGRGDVGYAVARHENFTPVVRLLTLQSDSIDMDYLENQINSMKILNESTGVPQLTAPQLGNYKVYRPEIDEQSAIGSLFRTLDDLLASYKDNLTNYQSLKATMLSKMFPKAGQTIPEIRLDGFERKWEKKKLIDLVSPVSRKVKKPSDPYYRLSIRSHAKGTFKQFVDDPKKIAMDNLFEVKENDLVVNITFAWEHAIAVASKEDDGLLVSHRFPTFVIDKSDKNFINIYIKREEFRQKLDLLSPGGAGRNRVLNVKDFIKIQMIVPELEEQQAIGSYFSNLDNLINSCQEKITQLETLKKKLLQDMFI from the coding sequence ATGAGTAAAAACAGTATTCCCAAAATTAGGTTTAACAATTTTAAAGCTTTTTGGGTAGAAAAAAAAATTGCAGATATAGTCAAAATATCTGCTGGTGGTGATGTAGATAAAGAAAGATTGAAGCAAAGTGGAAAATATCCTGTTATTGCAAATGCTTTGACAAACAAAGGAATCGTTGGCTTTTATGACGATTATAAAGTGAAAGCTCCTGCAGTGACTGTTACAGGTCGTGGGGATGTTGGATATGCTGTAGCAAGACATGAAAATTTTACACCAGTTGTTAGACTTCTAACTCTTCAATCAGATAGTATTGATATGGACTATCTTGAAAATCAGATTAATTCTATGAAAATTTTAAATGAGTCTACGGGTGTTCCTCAATTGACAGCTCCTCAACTTGGGAACTATAAAGTGTATCGTCCTGAAATTGACGAACAATCCGCCATAGGTTCTCTTTTCCGCACCCTCGACGACCTTCTAGCGAGTTACAAGGACAATCTCACCAACTACCAATCTCTCAAGGCAACCATGCTCTCCAAGATGTTTCCCAAAGCTGGGCAGACTATTCCTGAGATTCGTTTAGATGGATTTGAAAGAAAATGGGAGAAAAAAAAGTTAATAGACTTAGTATCGCCAGTGTCCAGAAAAGTAAAAAAACCCTCCGATCCTTACTATAGGTTATCGATTCGCTCACATGCTAAAGGTACCTTTAAACAATTTGTTGATGATCCTAAGAAAATTGCAATGGATAATTTATTCGAAGTTAAAGAGAATGATTTGGTTGTAAATATTACATTTGCTTGGGAACATGCGATTGCTGTAGCTAGTAAAGAAGATGATGGTTTATTGGTTTCTCATAGGTTTCCGACATTTGTAATTGATAAATCTGATAAGAATTTCATTAATATTTATATTAAGAGAGAAGAGTTTAGACAAAAGTTGGATTTGCTATCACCGGGTGGAGCAGGACGAAACAGAGTTTTAAATGTAAAAGATTTTATTAAGATTCAAATGATAGTTCCAGAATTGGAAGAACAACAAGCCATCGGCTCCTATTTCTCAAACCTAGATAACCTCATCAACTCTTGCCAAGAAAAAATCACTCAGCTAGAAACTTTGAAAAAGAAACTCTTGCAGGATATGTTTATCTAG